From the Fulvia fulva chromosome 2, complete sequence genome, one window contains:
- a CDS encoding Histidine protein kinase NIK1 — MKGTSPATTLASVSTPDNSLLGVDHGAWDSSKLGPVDKWPTTLKAFAQTILAISYPAALLWSKDHVLLHNEAWREAGSLTDQGQPQRESLSTELLDVLEEVTKDGLPKGFPSAKLLSQDAAKADEYGSTAFLTPLSADETESCIMVQILPGSKPQQNSASSRDGNATKDHALTTDSKGIDEIPLNEHPYFKKFAEMLPSGLAILDHEAQAVFVNQHFYELTTTTSGDEKFTSWPQSIHDDDYDRVMSAYREAFKNQTQLRTEFRARGEPHPWRLLLLTPLGDDNLRQVSGNKFGGFICSIVDISSEKQAEINERKAAKQARERKEQQERFIDMISHEIRNPLSAVLHSAEDISEAITKGGNEIDVDMIREAVETIHLCVSHQKNIVDDVLSFSKLDASLLSLVPRPSQPSRQLANTLKMFQHEFRKEKLQFSFNVDDTYDKVNVSWVLADVARVSQVLINLITNAIKFTHNVDRDKQIQCSVGASLERPHSYPPDVVFYRSDNIAHRMDATNSKDWGDGEALYVMVAVRDTGIGISSEGQKRLFERFQQATPKTEEVYGGSGLGLNISRKICHLHGGEIGVSSREGQGSTFGFFFKVKRTDQHPDAKEEDEAEKQEEHEMRGKIRALGKQNPNHLDTAEPFEYSKPERKSQDQREESDQSAGKMKHNYDDAPPGEGDINVHDESTGQSRPQAPRHISEDVNTPDSEATNTKRPISSLNREPSRRAHVLLVEDNIVNQKIIFRKLETKGFNITTANNGQEAVEAVKAAPKLNTGDKKAFDIILMDQEMPIMDGNAATKAIRQLEQEGQTDRVPILGVTANARGAQQDEMLKNGMDDVISKPYKIDELVSLLTKLTVP, encoded by the exons ATGAAAGGCACCTCTCCCGCAACGACGCTGGCCTCCGTATCAACTCCAGACAATTCACTACTAGGTGTCGATCATGGCGCCTGGGACTCATCCAAGCTCGGACCTGTTGACAAGTGGCCCACGACGCTGAAGGCCTTCGCGCAAACAATCTTAGCGATCAGCTATCCTGCAGCCCTGCTATGGAGCAAGGACCACGTGCTCTTGCACAATGAAGCTTGGCGTGAAGCAGGAAGTCTCACTGATCAGGGTCAACCGCAGCGAGAGAGTCTGTCTACTGAACTACTCGACGTCTTAGAAGAGGTCACAAAAGATGGCCTCCCTAAGGGGTTCCCAAGTGCGAAGCTGCTGAGCCAGGATGCAGCGAAGGCCGACGAATATGGATCTACTGCATTCCTGACACCACTGTCCGCGGACGAGACAGAGTCGTGTATCATGGTGCAAATACTTCCGGGATCCAAGCCGCAGCAGAATTCCGCGAGCTCACGGGACGGCAATGCAACAAAAGACCATGCCCTGACCACGGACAGCAAAGGTATCGACGAGATACCATTGAATGAGCATCCCTACTTCAAAAAGTTTGCGGAGATGTTGCCGTCAGGACTTGCCATACTGGACCATGAAGCCCAAGCAGTCTTTGTCAACCAGCACTTCTACGAGCTTACTACGACCACTAGTGGCGACGAGAAGTTCACGTCGTGGCCTCAGTCTATACACGATGACGATTACGATCGTGTCATGAGTGCATATCGCGAGGCATTCAAAAACCAGACACAGCTTCGCACAGAGTTTCGTGCTCGCGGAGAGCCGCATCCTTGGCGTCTCCTGCTCCTAACGCCTCTGGGTGACGATAATCTGAGGCAGGTCAGTGGAAACAAGTTTGGCGGTTTCATCTGCAGCATCGTCGACATCAGTTCTGAAAAACAGGCCGAGATCAATGAGCGGAAGGCAGCCAAGCAAGCTCGCGAGCGGAAAGAGCAGCAGGAGAGATTTATCGACATGATCTCTCACGAGATTCGCAACCCACTGTCCGCAGTCCTGCACTCCGCCGAGGATATTAGCGAGGCCATCACCAAAGGTGGAAACGAGATCGATGTCGACATGATCCGTGAAGCCGTGGAGACCATCCATCTGTGTGTATCACATCAAAAGAACATTGTGGACGACGTACTATCGTTCTCGAAACTCGACGCCTCACTGCTCTCGCTCGTACCACGACCGTCTCAGCCAAGCAGACAGCTTGCCAACACCCTGAAGATGTTCCAACATGAGTTCAGAAAAGAAAAGCTACAATTCAGCTTCAACGTGGATGACACCTACGATAAGGTCAATGTTTCCTGG GTCTTGGCAGATGTCGCCAGAGTCTCGCAGGTGCTGATCAACCTCATCAC GAATGCGATCAAGTTCACCCACAACGTGGACAGAGACAAGCAGATTCAGTGCTCGGTTGGTGCGAGCCTGGAACGACCGCACAGTTATCCACCGGACGTGGTGTTTTATCGCAG CGACAATATTGCACACCGCATGGATGCAACCAACTCGAAGGACTGGGGCGATGGTGAAGCCTTATATGTCATGGTCGCTGTCCGTGATACTGGAATTGGGATCTCGTCAGAAGGTCAGAAGCGCTTGTTTGAGAGGTTTCAACAAGCTACCCCGAAAACTGAAGAAGTATATGGCGGCTCAGGTTTGGGTCTCAACATCAGCAGGAAAATCTGCCATCTTCATGGTGGAGAGATAGGCGTCAGCTCTCGCGAGGGTCAAGGATCCACATTTGGGTTCTTCTTCAAGGTCAAGCGCACAGATCAACATCCGGATGCGAAAGAAGAAGATGAAGCCGAGAAGCAAGAAGAACATGAAATGCGAGGGAAGATCCGTGCGCTTGGCAAACAGAACCCCAACCACTTGGACACCGCGGAGCCCTTTGAGTACAGCAAGCCCGAGAGGAAAAGTCAAGATCAGAGGGAAGAATCCGATCAGTCAGCTGGAAAGATGAAACACAACTACGACGATGCGCCCCCGGGCGAAGGCGACATTAACGTGCATGATGAGAGTACGGGACAATCGCGTCCTCAGGCACCGAGACATATCTCTGAAGATGTCAATACGCCCGACTCTGAGGCAACAAACACCAAGCGGCCCATCTCGAGTCTGAATCGCGAGCCTAGTAGGCGTGCACATGTGCTGCTGGTAGAGGACAA CATCGTGAATCAGAAGATTATCTTTCGCAAGTTGGAAACCAAGGGCTTCAACATCACCACTGCCAATAATGGACAGGAAGCTGTCGAGGCTGTGAAAGCTGCGCCGAAACTCAACACGGGCGATAAGAAGGCTTTCGACATCATTCTG ATGGATCAAGAGATGCCAATCATGGACGGCAACGCGGCCACAAAGGCGATCCGACAGCTTGAGCAGGAAGGGCAAACCGAT CGTGTACCAATTCTCGGGGTCACAGCCAACGCACGAGGCGCTCAGCAAGATGAGATGTTAAAGAATGGTATGGACGATGTAATCTCGAAGCCGTACAAGATTGACGAGCTGGTAAGTTTGCTGACAAAACTGACTGTGCCATGA
- a CDS encoding DNA replication licensing factor mcm3, translating to MDGIQLRDEAVRDRIRAAEEFLDPQDPRARSYQAEILLMLNRGLRRLTVSIDEIRSHSKEIADGLLNQPFEYSQAFDRALFNIVQTLRNRATQPVDEEQMYYCAYIGSFGEYACNPRTLSSHYLNHMVSLEGIVTKCSLVRPKVVKSVHWNEKKSTFHFREYRDQTMTANGAASTSVYPTEDGEGNPLVTEYGYCTYRDHQTVSIQEMPERAPAGQLPRGVDVIMDDDMVDRVKPGDRIQLVGIYRSLGNRNAGVGSSTFKTLILANNVILLSSKSGGGIAQAAITDTDIRNINKISKRRRVFDLLSQSLAPSIYGHDYIKKAILLMLLGGMEKNLDNGTHLRGDINILMVGDPSTAKSQLLRFVLNTAPLAIATTGRGSSGVGLTAAVTSDKETGERRLEAGAMVLGDRGVVCIDEFDKMSDVDRVAIHEVMEQQTVTIAKAGIHTSLNARCSVIAAANPIYGQYDTHKDPHKNIALPDSLLSRFDLLFVVTDDIEDVRDRQVSEHVLRMHRYRQPGTEEGVPVREQQSQTLGVGVEEEGDANKPSEVYEKFNTMLHAGVTVTVGRGSQRRVEVLSIPFIKKYIQYAKQRIKPILTKGAADHIVAAYSALRNDEMEGNQRKTSPMTARTLETLIRLASAHAKSRLSQRVEEKDAEVAEGILRFALFKEVVEDEKRRRKRARRSPDPEAMDTSDDDSSDDDNGGDGAYRSNTGRRTTRTPARSMRGANRSGNANGGAEEEEEDLYNSTPVRRGTQRTTQTHGENGSSQANGSQVSMASSKPASQLLGDDSQQQESQEQEQEEEQEEPASAPITAPRLQAFQTALGQLIDGPLFANDAADVEPLVAAVNARLRRGETRFEDDEALKALEELTERNKVMLSGGIVYKI from the exons ATGGACGGCATCCAGCTTCGTGATGAGGCAGTCAGGGATCGCATTCGCGCTGCTGAGGAGTTCCTCGACCCGC AGGACCCTCGCGCGCGTAGCTACCAGGCAGAGATCCTTCTTATGCTCAATCGCGGCCTACGACGACTCACAGTGAGCATTGACGAGATCCGATCACACAGCAAGGAAATCGCAGATGGCCTCCTCAATCAGCCTTTCGAATACTCGCAAGCATTCGACAGAGCGCTTTTCAATATTGTGCAGACTCTACGAAACCGTGCTACCCAGCCAGTAGATGAGGAGCAGATGTACTACTGCGCGTACATTGGCAGCTTTGGAGAATATGCTTGCAACCCACGAACGCTGAGCTCGCACTACCTGAACCACATGGTGAGCTTGGAGGGCATTGTCACAAAATGTTCTCTTGTGCGACCGAAGGTTGTCAAGAGTGTGCATTGGAACGAGAAGAAGAGCACATTTCACTTTAGAGAATACCGCGATCAGACCATGACTGCGAACGGTGCTGCCAGCACAAGCGTGTACCCAACAGAAGACGGCGAAGGCAACCCACTGGTTACCGAATACGGGTACTGCACGTACAGAGACCACCAGACTGTGTCGATACAAGAGATGCCCGAGAGAGCGCCTGCTGGACAGCTGCCAAGAGGTGTCGATGTAATCATGGACGATGATATGGTTGACCGTGTCAAGCCGGGAGACAGGATTCAGCTGGTTGGAATCTACAGATCGCTGGGAAACAGAAATGCAGGAGTGGGCAGCTCAACGTTTAAGACGCTCATCTTGGCCAACAACGTAATCCTGCTATCAAGCAAGTCAGGAGGTGGAATTGCGCAGGCCGCCATCACGGACACAGACATTCGAAACATAAACAAGATCTCAAAGCGGCGCAGAGTATTCGATCTGCTCTCACAATCACTGGCACCAAGTATCTACGGACACGACTACATCAAGAAGGCGATCCTGCTTATGCTTCTTGGTGGTATGGAGAAGAACTTGGACAACGGAACGCATCTTCGTGGAGACATCAACATCCTGATGGTTGGTGATCCTTCTACAGCAAAGTCGCAACTCCTGCGATTCGTGCTCAACACAGCTCCGCTGGCTATTGCAACGACTGGTCGTGGTTCTTCTGGTGTCGGTCTAACTGCAGCTGTCACTTCTGACAAGGAGACTGGTGAGCGAAGACTGGAGGCCGGTGCCATGGTCCTTGGTGATCGTGGGGTTGTTTGTATCGATGAGTTCGACAAGATGTCTGATGTCGATCGAGTCGCCATCCACGAAGTCATGGAACAGCAGACAGTCACAATCGCCAAAGCGGGTATACACACCTCCTTGAACGCACGTTGCTCGGTCATTGCAGCAGCAAACCCCATCTACGGCCAATATGACACGCACAAGGACCCACACAAGAACATTGCCTTACCAGATTCGCTACTCTCGCGTTTCGATTTGCTCTTCGTGGTTACAGACGATATCGAGGATGTGCGGGATCGCCAAGTGTCCGAGCACGTTCTGCGAATGCACAGATACCGCCAGCCGGGCACAGAAGAGGGCGTTCCGGTCCGCGAGCAGCAAAGTCAGACTCTGGGCGTTGGTGTCGAAGAGGAAGGTGATGCCAACAAGCCAAGTGAGGTGTACGAAAAGTTCAACACTATGCTGCACGCTGGTGTGACAGTCACAGTCGGACGTGGATCACAGCGTCGTGTGGAGGTGCTCAGCATTCCGTTCATCAAGAAATACATCCAGTACGCCAAGCAGCGCATCAAGCCTATCTTGACGAAAGGCGCAGCAGACCACATTGTCGCTGCCTACAGTGCTCTGCGAAACGACGAGATGGAAGGCAACCAGCGCAAAACGAGTCCAATGACTGCACGTACACTTGAGACTTTGATCCGTCTTGCGTCGGCACACGCCAAGTCGAGGCTGTCGCAGAGAGTAGAGGAGAAGGATGCCGAAGTTGCTGAGGGTATTCTTCGCTTTGCACTGTTCAAGGAAGTTGTTGAAGACGAGAAGCGGAGACGAAAGAGGGCCAGGAGAAGCCCAGATCCAGAAGCCATGGACACTAGCGACGATGATAGCAGTGACGATGACAATGGCGGTGATGGGGCTTACAGAAGTAACACCGGACGCCGAACAACCAGAACGCCTGCCAGGAGTATGAGGGGCGCGAATCGAAGTGGTAATGCTAATGGTGGCGCCgaagaggaagaggaggacCTCTACAACTCCACTCCAGTCCGACGAGGCACGCAACGTACCACACAGACTCACGGTGAAAACGGCTCCTCGCAAGCAAATGGCAGTCAAGTCAGCATGGCATCGTCGAAACCTGCGTCACAACTCCTTGGAGATGACTCGCAACAGCAGGAATCGCAGGAGCAGGAGCAAGAGGAGGAGCAAGAAGAACCAGCGTCTGCGCCCATCACCGCGCCAAGGTTGCAGGCTTTCCAGACTGCCTTGGGTCAACTTATTGATGGCCCACTCTTCGCGAATGACGCTGCTGATGTCGAGCCTCTCGTTGCAGCAGTAAATGCCAGACTTCGACGAGGTGAGACACGTTTCGAGGATGATGAAGCGCTCAAGGCTCTTGAGGAGCTCACGGAGCGGAATAAGGTCATGTTGAGTGGCGGTATTGTGTACAAGATCTGA